The Arcobacter porcinus sequence AAAAAGGACCTTTTGTAGATTCACACTTATTAAAAAAAGTAGTGGCTGCTAATAGTTCAAAAGATAAAAAACCAATTAAAACATGGTCAAGAAGATCAACAATTCTTCCAGATATGATTGGTATAACATTTAATGTACACAACGGTAGAAATTTTG is a genomic window containing:
- the rpsS gene encoding 30S ribosomal protein S19, yielding MARSIKKGPFVDSHLLKKVVAANSSKDKKPIKTWSRRSTILPDMIGITFNVHNGRNFVPVVVTENHVGYKLGEFAPTRTFKGHKGSVQRKA